CCGTGCGGGGGCTCCACGCCGCGGACGTTCTCAGCCGGCCGCAGGCTGCGCGGGAACGGTGTCGGCCGCCGGCGCCGGCTGCACGGTCGGCGACGGAGCCGCAGCGAGCCGGCGCGCCATTCGCGACTTGCGGCGGTTCGCGTTGTTGCGGGCCAGCACGCCCTTCTTCACCGCCTTGTCGAGCGCGGACATATAGCGGCGGTAGGCTTCGCGCGCGTCGTCGGTGCGGCCGGCGTTCATCGCCGCGATCACCGACTTCGCCAAGTGCTTCAAATGCGTGCGCACCGCGCGATTGCGCTGCCGCGCCTTCTCGGCCTGCCGCGCCCGCTTCGCGGCGCTCTTGATGTTCGGCATAGGTGTGCGATCCCCGCGATCACGTTCCGCCGCCGCGCGGGCCGACCCGCCCCCGGGCCAGACCGCCGCGCCGCGCCGAAACCGCGCGACATGATAGACCGCGGCCCGCCCCTGTCAACGCGCGCGCCCGCCGAACCGGCGTGACCCCATGTGGCGCCGCGTAGCACGGTTCGTGGCCGCTCTCGCATTGGTCCCGCTCGCAGCGACCACGCTCCAGTCGCTGGTGGAACTGGTGGCGGACATCGTGCGCATGCCCGGTGGCCGCCTCTCCGCCGCTGCGCTCGCAGCCGGCGCGCTCGCAGGCTCCGCCGCGCGCGCGCAACTGAGCACGCCACTACGCATCGAAATCCTCGCGCACGAACTCACCCACGTTCTGTGGACCTGGCTCTTCGGCGGCCGCGCCTCACACCTGCGCGTCGGGCGCGGCGGTGGAAGCGTGCGCGTGAGCCGCGACAACATCTGGGTCTCCCTGTCGCCCTATGTTTTCCCAATCGGCGCGATGATCGTGCTACTCACCTGGGCGCTCGCGGCGCTCGTGCTGCGCATCACCCCGCCACGGAACGCGGGACTCGCCCTGCTGGGAGCGGCGTGGGGCGCACACCTGGTGTTCTCTGTCTCTCTGCTCCGCGTCCGGCAGCCCGATCTGGAGGCGCACGGGCACCTCCTCTCCCTGCTGTTGATCGTCGTCGCGAACCTATTTGGCGCGGGACTCGCCCTCGCGGTCGTGTCCGACCTTGGCGCGCGCGCATGGTGTCTCCGATGGGCACGCGACCTCGCCCTTGCGGTGCGCGCCCTGATCACATTTGTCTCCGGCGAGTAAACCGATTCGCCCCCGCCGCTCAACCGCTGACCACCGGCAGTGGCGGCGTGCTCTGCCAAACCCCCCGCGTGAAATCCGGCACTTCGACCGGCTCCCCGCCCCGCGCAACCGACCACTCGCTCAGCGGTGCAATCGCGCTCCACGCAGCCGCATCGTACACACTCTGGTCCAGCGGCTCGCCGTGGCGCAAACACCAGATCGTCCGCCAGTCCATCACAAAGTCCATCCCGCCATGACCGCCGACCCGCTTCGCCTCCTCGCCCACGCGAGCCCACAACGGATGTTCGTACTTTTTCTCGTATTCCTTCAGCGCCTCTCCCTCGATCCACTTGTGCGCATCGGGCTCCAGCGCCAGCCGGGGCGGATAGTCGGCAAAACAGCCTTTCGTGCCCGAAATCAGATTGATGCGGCTGTAGGGCCGGGGACTTGTCGTGTCGTGCTGCACCATGATGGTGCGGCCCCGCGCCGTGCGGATGATCGTCGTGTTCATGTCGCCCAGCCGATACCGCTGACGCCGCCGAAAATCCTCCGGCGGATAGTGCGTCTCCGCCCAGAGCGTGAGCCCCCGCTCCATCGAACTCATCGACACCAGCCGCTCGAACCGGTCGCCGCGGTTGATTCCCATGTACTGCGCGATCGGCCCCAGCCCGTGCGTCGGGTACAGGTTGCCGTTGCGACGCACCGACTCCTCCAACCGCCAGAAGCGGTGATAACCGCCCTCGCTCATCTTCGCCGCTCGAAGATCGTGAATGTACGCCCCCTCGCCGTGGACCAGTTCGCCGAGCAGCCCTTCGCGACACATTCGCAGCACCATCAGCTCGGTCGGACCGTAACAGCAGTTCTCCAACATCATGCAGTGCCGCCGCGTCGCCTCCGCAGTCTCCACCAGCTCCCAGCACTCCTCCATCGTCACCGCGGCCGGCACCTCCACCAGCGCGTGCTTCCCTTCCCGCATCGCGCGAACCGCAATCGGCGTGTGCAACCGCCAGGGCGTGCAGTTGTAAACCACGTCCACGTTCGCATCCGCACACAGCCCGTGCCACGCGTCCTCCGCGCCGGTGTACTCCCGTGCCTTTGGCCGTTTCGCCTTCTCGAGCGCCACCTGCGCCGCGGCGACCCGCTCCGGCCGCACGTCACACAGCGCGGTGATCTCCACCCCCTCGATCGCCAGAAGGCGGCCAATCGCCCCGCTGCCCCGCGCGCCAATCCCCACCAACCCGATCCGCACCCGCTCCATCGGCGGCGTCTTCAGATCCATCACCGTCCCCGCAGCCCGCCGGCTCGCCGCCGCCTCCGCGCTCGCCGCCGCCAATACGGCCGCCCCCATCGCACCCTGCAAGAACTCCCGTCGCCCGATCGGATCCGATGCATTCATGGTCACTCCTCGCTCAGTGCCCGCGGAACCACCGACGCCCGCCGCACTCTACCGAAGAGTTTCTGACGTCGTCAAATACCAGCCGGCCCGGTTCTCCACCGCGCTGAACTTGCGCTCCGGCGCTCCTCGCTCGCGATATTCGGCCTCCCGACCGGTGGCCGTGCTCGAA
The nucleotide sequence above comes from Kiritimatiellia bacterium. Encoded proteins:
- the rpsT gene encoding 30S ribosomal protein S20, producing the protein MPNIKSAAKRARQAEKARQRNRAVRTHLKHLAKSVIAAMNAGRTDDAREAYRRYMSALDKAVKKGVLARNNANRRKSRMARRLAAAPSPTVQPAPAADTVPAQPAAG
- a CDS encoding Gfo/Idh/MocA family oxidoreductase; the encoded protein is MNASDPIGRREFLQGAMGAAVLAAASAEAAASRRAAGTVMDLKTPPMERVRIGLVGIGARGSGAIGRLLAIEGVEITALCDVRPERVAAAQVALEKAKRPKAREYTGAEDAWHGLCADANVDVVYNCTPWRLHTPIAVRAMREGKHALVEVPAAVTMEECWELVETAEATRRHCMMLENCCYGPTELMVLRMCREGLLGELVHGEGAYIHDLRAAKMSEGGYHRFWRLEESVRRNGNLYPTHGLGPIAQYMGINRGDRFERLVSMSSMERGLTLWAETHYPPEDFRRRQRYRLGDMNTTIIRTARGRTIMVQHDTTSPRPYSRINLISGTKGCFADYPPRLALEPDAHKWIEGEALKEYEKKYEHPLWARVGEEAKRVGGHGGMDFVMDWRTIWCLRHGEPLDQSVYDAAAWSAIAPLSEWSVARGGEPVEVPDFTRGVWQSTPPLPVVSG